Part of the Sphaerochaeta associata genome is shown below.
CACTGCAAGCCGATCCCAGATCCCAGCAAACCAAACAGTGGAGGAGTCAGCGTACTTCCTGCATATGCCGAGGCCATCTGCAGGCCGATGATGCGTTGACTTGCCTCGATGGAGAATCTTCGGGGTGTCTCGTGTATCATGCTGGGAAAGATCGGAGCGCATCCCAATCCCAGTACCAGGAGTGAATACCCTGCAAACGAGAGAGGAGATATACACAGCAGGAACAAAGCGACCAAACACAGCGCCAAACCAATATAGATCAACTTGGTATTGGAAAGTTGCATCGATACAAACCCGCTGAGAATTCTGCCCCCCGTAATCCCCAGGAAGAAAAACGAGCCGTACAGAGCGGCTTGGGTCGCAGCCAGGCCTTTCACCTCTACGAGATAGCTTACCGCCCAAAGGCCGGTGGACACCTCCAAGGCGCAATACAAGAAGAAACCCAACAGGGCAAACGGTAGGGCCTTGTGCTTGATGCCTTTTGCCTTGCTGCTCTTGTGTACCGTTTCATCGTGTTGTTTCGGTCGTTCAAACAAGGGAATGGAGGCAAGCAAGGCAAAGACCAACAGCATCTGCAACGCAGCAAGGGTACGGTACCCCGCCCTATAGCTCAGATTCAGGGAGAGAACCAGAGCCATCACCATAGGCCCTGAAGTTGCACCCAGTCCCCAGAAGGAGTGCAGCCAATTCATGTGCCGTGCCTCATAGTGCAATGCCACATAGTTGTTCAGCGCCGAGTCAACAGAACCCGCTCCAAGACCTAGCGGAATTGCACAGAGCATGAGAGCCGGCAGTGTCGAGGAAATCGAATATCCGAACAAAGCCAAGGACGTCATCAATACACTGACAAGAGTTACTTTCGCTGTTCCGAATCTGTTTATCAGGCGGTAGCTGAGCAGAGCCGATGCAACCGTCCCAATGGAACCGACGGCACCCAGCAAACCCGCACTCGCCAAGGGAAGCCCCAGTTCAAGACGCATGACCGGCCAGACACTTCCCAGGACACCGTCTGGAAGGCCGAGACTGATGAACGCAAGGTAGATGAGTATGAGCAGCAGCATACTAGGCTCCCACCGTTAGAAAAAAGGCAACAACCACGATGGAAAGGGCTATTCGGTAGATGCCGAAGACCGAGAAGTCGTGCTTGCGCACATAGGCGATCAGGACTTTGATACAGAGTAGAGAGACGATGAACGAACTGACAAAGCCTACGGCGAGCAAGACATACTCCTGTACAGAATAGGAGAAACCGAGCTTGAGCAGCTTCAACAGAGAAGCTCCAGCCATAATCGGGATGGCCATGAAGAAAGAGAATTGGGCCGCTGCCTGCCGTTCCAAGCCAATGACGATCCCGCCCAGTATGGTTGAACCGGAGCGGCTGGTTCCGGGGACCAAGGCAAGCATCTGGAAGCAGCCAAGCATCACAGCATCCCTATACGTAAGCGATGTAAGGTCCGTCACCCGCTTTGAAGCCCTGCCAATGCTGCTCTTTTCCAAAAATAAATAAAGCACCCCGTAGGCAAACAAGGCAGATGCAATCACCGGCCAACGATACAGATGAGCCTCCATGTAGTCGTCCAGCAAAACCCCTGCGATCCCTGCGGGTATGGTAGCAATAAGGACTTTTACCCAAAGCAGGTAGGTTGCGTTGCGCTGCTGCTTGTCCTTATGTGGTGTAAAGGGATTGAGCGTAGAGAAATAGAGCACGACGACAGCTAAAATGGAGGCAAGCTGGATGATGACCATGAAGAGCTCCCTGGCATCGTCGCCAAGACTGATGTGAAGCACCTCGTCCAGCAGCAGCAGATGGCCTGTCGAGCTGATCGGCAGCCACTCGGTTATTCCCTGTACAATACCCAATACCAGTGCTTTCAGCATCTCAGCCATAGCTGCACCTCCAAACTGAAGCAAGTCTAGAACAAACCTCCTTGCTTTACAAGGTTGATAATTGATACAGCTCTAAGTCAGACCACCTTGTACTGATTCCCCGCAAGTGGTAGATTTGCCGTAGGGGGAGGCCCATGGCTCTGCATATCGTCCTGTTTGAACCAGAAATACCACAGAACACCGGCAATATAGCCCGTACCTGCGCAGCAGTCGGGGCGACTTTGCATCTGGTCCATCCTTTGGGCTTCAGTCTCTCCGAGAAACACCTCAGGCGGGCAGGCCTCGACTACTGGCCGCTGTTGACGTTGTGCGAGTATGCTCACATCGATGAGTTCATGGAGCGGAAGGGATCTGAAAACCTTTTCTTCTTCACCACCAAGGCGCGGCATTCCTATACCGATGTCTCATACCCTGAAGAAACCTACCTGGTTTTCGGCAAGGAGAGCGCGGGCATCCCCGAATCCATTCTTGTCAATCACCAAGGCACCTGTGTACGCATTCCCATGCGTTCAGAGGCGCGCAGCTTGAACTTGTCCAACAGTGTGGCCATCGCGACCTACGAATATCTCAGGCAGGCACAGTTTCCCCAACTTAGCGCAACGGGAACGCTGCATCGCCTTTCCTGGAAGGAGTGAGCATGCAGAAGCTCGGAATCATCGGATGCGGGAACATGGGGGGAGCAATCGCCCGAAGCCTTCCCGGCAAAGCGATTGTGTATGACAGCGACCCTCGCAAGGTGGAAGACCTCAACAAGCTCGCCGATATTGAAGCGGCATCCAGCCTAGAGGATCTGCTGGCAAACGTTGAGTGCATCCTGCTCGCCGTAAAGCCGCAGATACTCCCCTCCCTCTATCCCTTGCTGAGGAAGCAGCAAAGCAGTAAAAAGGCATGGATATCCATTGCAGCAGGAGTACCTCTTTCGGTCTTGGCGAAGGAGCTTGAAAGCGAACAGGTTGTTCGATTCATGCCCAATATCGCCGCATCCCAGAAAGCGGCGGTGACTGCATATGCAGCCCATCAAAACTGCTCTGAGGAGCATATCGCCTATGCAAGGAGCATTGCCCAGTCCTTCGGACAAGCCTTTGCACTGAACGAGAACCAGTTCTCCGCCTTCATCGGCATCAGCGGTTCGGCCATCGCCTTCATGCTTCAGTTCTGCCATGCACTGAGCATGGGAGGAGTCAAGGGAGGAATTCCCTATTCCCAGGCCCTCGAGATCGTCAGTGCTACGATGAACAGTACCAATGCCCTGCTCTCAAGCTCAAAGAGCCATCCAGTGGAGCTTGCCACCATGGTGTGCTCGGCCGGAGGAACCACCATCGAGGGCATGCAGGCACTTTCCGAAGGAGCTTTCGACGCGGTGGTCATGCATGCGGTACAATCGAGTTGTGAGAAATCAAAAGCGATGGAAGACAGGGCATTGCTTGCACAAGAAATTTCAGAGAAGAGGTGAAAGAAACAGCATGATTGATTTGAAAGAGCTGAAAAGCAGACGTGATGAGATAGAGCGGAACATCCGTGTACGAAATATGAACGTCGATATCGATGCAATCATCGAGTTGCAGGAGCGACGTTCGGCCTTGATGATGGAAGCGGAGAGTCTGAGGGCGAAGCGCAATGAAAATGCCCAAAAAATGAAGGGTAAGCTTGATCCCCAGGACAGAGCGGTCCTTATCGCTGAAGGGAAAGGCTTGAAGGAGAGCATCGCATCGGTAGAAGAACAGCTGAATGCAGCCGAGCAGGCTTTCAGCGAACAAGCGCGGACCATACCCAACTACGCCCATCCCGATGCCCCGGTTGGAAAAGAGGACAAGGATAACACCGCCATCAAATTCTCAGGCACCATCCCTCGCTTCACCTTCAAGGCCAAGGACCATGTGCAGCTTGGGGAGACGTTGGACCTCATCGATTTCGACACCGCCACCAGGGTTTCCGGACCGAAATTCTATTACCTCAAGCGTGAGGCTGTCATTCTGCAGATGGCCCTGGAGCGATATGCCATGGACATCGTGATAAAACATGGTTTCACCCCTTTCATCACCCCGGATATCGCCAAGGAAGAGATTCTTTCGGGCATTGGTTTCAATCCCCGCGGCGAGGAGAGCAACATCTATACCATTGAAGGCACCGGGTCATGTCTGGTAGGGACTGCCGAGATTACCTTGGGCGGGTACTATGCCGACCAGATTCTCGAACGCGAACAGCTGCCGATCAAAATGGCAGGGCTCTCCCACTGTTTCCGTCGTGAAGCCGGTGGCGCCGGACAGTACTCCAAGGGTTTGTACCGAGTACACCAGTTCTCCAAGCTTGAGATGTTCATCTACTGCCTGCCCGAGCAATCGGATGCATACCACCAGCAGCTGCTGGCCATCGAAGAGGAGATTTTTTCCGGATTGGGACTTGCGTATCGCATCGTCGATACCTGTACCGGAGACCTGGGGGCTCCTGCGTATCGCAAATTTGACATCGAGGCCTGGATGCCTGGTCGCGGTGAGAACGGCGAATATGGCGAAGTAACCTCCACCAGCAACTGCACCGACTACCAAGCCCGCTCCCTCTCCATCCGATACCGTGATGAAAATGGGAAAACGCAGTTCGTCCATATGCTCAACGGAACGGCAATCGCCCTCAGTCGAGCCATGGTCGCCATCCTGGAAAACTACCAAACCGAGGATGGTTCGGTGCTCATTCCCAATTCCTTGGTGCCGTATACCGGTTTCACCAAGATCGAGGCAAGAGCCTGAGGAAAGAAACAATGCATACAAGCGCCTTGATAACCGATTTCTATGAATTGACCATGATGCAAGGGTATTACTTGAACAAGCACAACCCCGAGGTTGTCTTCGACATGTTTTACCGCACCAACCCCTTCGAGGGCGGCTACGTGGTGTTTGCCGGCCTGCACGACCTGGTCGACAAGCTTGAGTCCCTGCAATTCAGTGACACGGATATCGAGTATCTGGGCGGCTTGGGCATGTTCGACCCATCCTTTCTCGAGTATCTGAAGACTTACCGATTCAACGGTGATATTTTCGCCATCGAGGAGGGAACGGTGGTATTTCCCGGCGAGCCCCTGCTCAGGGTGCATACCAACCTCATCGAGGCCCAGCTCATCGAGGGCTTGCTGCTCAACACCTTGAATTTTCAAAGCCTGATAGCCACCAAAGCCTCCCGAATGGCACTGGCCAGCAAGCGCGGCAGCCTGATGGAATTCGGACTGAGGAGGGCGCAGGGAAACGACGGCGCGCTTTCGGCCAGCCGGGCCGCCTTCATCGGTGGCTGTCAGGTCACCAGCAATACGCTTGCGGGCAAGACCTTCAATATTCCGGTGGCCGGGACCATGGCTCACTCATGGATCATGAGCTTCCCCAGTGAATTGGAGTCCTTTCGTACGTATGCAAGACTCTATCCTGACAATGCAGTCCTGCTCATCGACACCTACGATACGCTGGGGTCGGGTATCGACAACGCCATCATCGTCGGTCTTGAGCAACAAAAGAAAGGAAAATCCATCGGAGTGCGCATAGACAGCGGAGACCTCTCCTACCTTCCACGGGTGATCAGGAAGAAACTCGATGACGCCGGCCTTACCGATGCAAGAATCGTGGTGTCAAACGACCTGACCGAAGAAATCGTACAAACATTGGTGCACGACGAAGTACCCATCGACAGCTGGGGAATCGGAACGCATCTGGTCACCGGCGGCAGCCAGGCTTCGCTGAACGGCGTCTACAAGCTTGCTTCCAAGCAGAAAGAGGATGGAAGCATCGTTCCTACGATGAAAATCTCCAACAGCTTCGAGAAAACCACAAACCCCGGAATCAAGCAGGTCTATCGATTCTATGATGCTGAAGGCGGGGCGTTGGCCGACCTTGTCACCCTGGATAACGAGCAAATTACTGCCGGTAGGAAGTACACCTTCTACCATCCTTTCGCCGAAGCCGATTTCTTTGAGATGCAAAGCGATAAATATGCACGGTGTGAACCGTTGCTGAAAATGGTCATGCAGGAAGGCAGGCGATTGGTCGAGAAACCGTCTCTGCAACAAATCCAGGCATACGCCCAGAAGAGCCTTGAAACGTTCCACAAGAGTTACTTGCGCCAGATTAATCCGCATATCTACAAGGTAAGCCTCTCGTCCAAACTTAAAAAGCTGAAAATGGACCTGTTGGTCGCCCAGCGCAGAAAGACCAAGGAAGAACAATAACTTACAGCGCTGCAACGGGAAATCTGATGACCGTCCTCAGCAGTTCGGATTGCGTATGCCTGTTTTTATCCAGATAGATTTCCCTGTGCGAAGTCCCGACCCTTTTCAGGTCGTGTTCATCGCAGAATATTTGCATCCTTTCCATGGTTGCACCTTCATCCTCGTAGGAACCTGTATGCATCGCGGTGACACACAGGCCCTCCTCCAGTAAACCGAGGTAAGCCGAACCTGTATACAGGCCTTGCTTGAAGGCAACCTGATCGCGCACCTGAAGGAAAAGCTCCTCGCTGAGCCACTCGGGTTGGGCGATCATGGCAGACCAACGCCAGGTTTGGCGGTTCTCAACCTCCAATGGCGACCACAGACACTCAAGCGGAGAAATGGTAAAGCTTTGGTACAACCGGTGCCTGCCGAACTGGGCATGCAAGGTGTTGCTCATTGCAAAGAGCAGTTGGACTGCCAGCTCATACGATTCCTCCTCAGCCTTGCCTTCTCCATCGACAATGCAGAAAAGCTGTTGAGGAACCTGAACCAGAGTGGGTTCCTTGTCGGGGGAGTAGAGGGAACCAAGTGTTCTTCTCACATCATAGTCGCGCAAAAGAACCTCCTTTTCAGAGGCAAAGCTCGACGGCTGTTGCCAAAGCCTGTGCTACACGCTGACGGTATTGGGGTGAAACAAGGTTGCGCGCATCCTCCTCGTTCGTCAGGAAACCCACTTCCACCAAGACCGCCGGCATTCTACTGGCATTCAGAACAAAAATGTCCCGCTCCTTTACCCCCCGATTTCGACTGGTGATCAGCCTTTCGGACAAGGTCTTCTCAAAGTTGGAAGCCACTACAAGATTACGATGATTGAGCAATCGGTTGAGCGAGAGCAGTGAATGTGATGAGAAAAGGCTTATGTTCTCAATCGGTGTTTTCTCGTCGAGAAAAGTCACGCGCTTGTTCTGAGCCTTGGTAAGAATCTCAAATCCTGAGGCCTCCCCGGCCTGGGCGCTGTTGACGTGGATGGAAACAAAGAGAGCGCTGCTTTGCGGTCTGAGAGGAAGGGAGTATGCTTTGGCGCAACGTTCTTCCAAGGTGAGGTAGGTATCGTCGGTCCGAGTCATGACTAACTGCAGATCAGGGTGAGAGACGGCCAACAACGCATACAGGCGCTTGGTGATGTCCAGTGTAAGGTCGCGCTCATAGACCGTTCCTCCTGCAAAGCTCCATGCATAGGAGGTTCCCGGATCGTGACCACCATGTCCGGCATCCAGAATGACAGTTTTCACCGGATAGGCAAAGGGATCGGAAGCGGCAGAAAGCAGGGCGCACACCACAAGCAAGCCTATCAACGCTAAAACCTTCTTCACACATCCTCCTTGGGCCAACGGGCGCACAGTCCGGCAAAGTCAAGTTTCTGCAACCAGAGCATCCGTTTCTTCACTTCGGTCTGATAAACATCCTTGTCGACAAAGCCCTTGTACTTCCTTGCTAAATTCTTTGTATTGATTTGTTGTACGGAGAGGGCCTTGGTATAACACCTCAGGTACCCTTCCGCCTCGCTGCGGTCTTCTATGACACTTTCGCGATCGGGAAACTGCATCATCAAGGCACTGTTGATTGCAACCGTGTATCCGAGCAGGTGACAACGAAGCCCCCAATCCAAGGCCTGCCAGTATTCACTGTGAATAGCCTCGTCAAAACCCCGAAGCCGCTGAAACAAGGCCCTGTCGTACAGACCAAGGCACATGAAAGGATAGAGCGAGGGAAGACTTACACTCTCCTCCAGACTGGGAAAACCGGAATCGGGATCCAATTCACGTTCGACCAAGCGCGGCATCCTCCGACACGGGATGATTTCCCGGTAGGCATTGGCAACAACAGCAGCAAACGCAGCCGGATGGTCGCTTTGCGCCATTGCGTCCAACAGAGCGGGACCATCGAATTTCACCAACAGCAAGTCGGACCGAACGATGAGAAAGAGGTTTGTCCTGCACTCATTGGCAACTGCATTGACCTTTTCACCGGTGAATGTATGGCTGGTAAAAACCAGGAAGGTCACATCCTTGTACGCTTCCTGCATACCGGTCAAGTCAAAACGCCCTTCCTGGGTGACGACATGCAGGCTGAAATTCATTTCGCTTGTGTACCAATCCAAGCAGCTGGTCAACTGCTCCAGACTACCTGTATCGAGAATACCGACGGCAAGCTGCTCGGTATTATGCAACCGGGTTATTCGCCTTCCGAGCTCTTGCTTTCTGCGGTAAATCCGATAGTTATTCAACATCGTCGAGCAACACCAAATCCTCAGGACGGAAAATCATGTCCTTGTAACCGGTTCCCAGAATCCGTTGGATATCCTTGCTGCTGTGCCCGGCAACACTTGCAATATCGGTACTGTTCAGATAGGGCACAGCCTTGGCGAACGGCTTCCCGTCAGCAGAGCACACCTGAATCACATCTCCTTCGGAGAAAACCCCATGCACCCGAACCACCCCTTTGGGCAGCAGGCTCTTCTTGGAGAGCAGGGCTTGTTTCGCACCATCATCAACCTCGATGGAGCCCTGGTGGGAGTTGTTGAGAATCCAACGCTCACGTTGGCTGAGCCGTTTGGCCGGATGAATATAGGTTCCCAGCGTTTCCGCCTCCATCAGCCTGAGCAAGGCATTCTTCTCATACCCGCTGGCGATGATGGTTGCACAGCCGGCAACCGCCGCGATTTTGGCGGCGAGCAGCTTGGTCTTCATACCACCGGTTGAATACGTCGAGCCCGCCCCTCCTGCATACGCGAGGATGTCCTCATCCAACACCTCGATCTCCGAGAGAAGTTCAGCCTTGCTGTCCTTTTTCGGATCGGCGGTATACAGCCCCGGGATATCGGTGAGTATGATCAAAAGATCGGCATCAATTTTGCTTGCAACCATGGCGCTCATACGGTCATTGTCCCCGAAGGCCGAACCGATTTCTGCAGTGCTGACCACGTCGTTCTCATTGAAAATGGGTATAACCCCCAGCTCCAAAAGCGTGAAAACACTATTGCGCAGGTTCACATAGGTATGACGGTTGTTCAGATCCTTGCGGGTAAGCAGAATCTGCGAACATACCAGACCATGCTTCTTGAATGCCCTGCGGTAGCTGGACATCAGAAGCAGCTGCCCGATGGAGGCGCAGGCCTGACGCATGGCAACCTGCTTGACCGGGCCCTTCAGATGCAACTCCTTCGCACCCATGCCGATGGCTCCGCTGGTCACCAAGAGCACTTGGTAGTTCTTCTGCATCAAAAGGGCGATCTGCTCGACGATTGAGTCGATGCAGAGCTCGTCGATACCGTCTTTTGAACTGAGCAGGTTGGTACCCACTTTCAGCACTATACGCTTTACATCCTGCAACTCACGGCTCATAGCTGCTCTCCTGTCAGCATGGAGAGACCCTCGCATGAGAGCTCTTCATGCAGAAAAGGCTTGGGAACCGAACCTGCATAGGTGGAAACCACCTGCCCGCATCCGCTTAGTAGATACTTGGTGCTCATCAAACCTTCCAAACCCACCGGGCCGCGGGCGTGTATTTTTGCCGTGCTGATACCTACTTCCGCCCCGAGACCGAATCGATATCCGTCGGAAAATCTGGTCGAGCAGTTTGCAAAAACATCAGCGCTGTCGACTTGGGAGAAGAAGGTCCTGACCGCCTGGGAATCTTCGCTGACGATCACATCGGTATGGTGAGACCCATATGCTTCAATATGATCGATCGCTCGCTCAAGCGAGTCCACAATATGAATATTAACCTCGTTCTGCAGGTACTCCCGCCGCCAATCGCCCTCTTCATATGGAATGGCATGGATGTAGGAGCAGACGGCGCTGTCACCATGGATGACCACATTGCCCTCCGATAATCGCTTTGCCAAACTCTGGAGCACCTTATCGGCTACCTTCTCATGCACAAGGATGGTTTCCACTGCATTACATGCGGCAGGATACTGGGTCTTCGAGTCGAAGGCGATTTCAACAGCCTTCTGAAGATCGGCTTTCTCGTCGATGTAGAGGTGACAAATCCCATCGGCATGGCCGAGAACGGGAATCGATGTGTGCTCCATCACATACTTGACGAATTGGTTGCTGCCTCGGGGGATGAGCAGGTCGATCTCATCGTCCATTCCCAGGATCTGATCCACATCGCTGTGGCTTTCCAGAAGAGTCAACCATGCATCTCCCAGATGTGAGTCTATACAGCTGTGCTTGATGACATCGACCAAAACAGTATTGGTTCGCTGAGCCTCCCTCCCCCCTTTGAGGATAATCCCGTTGCCGCTCTTCAGGCAAAGAGACACTATCTGGATGAGAGCATCGGGTCGTGCTTCAAAAATCATACCGATGACCCCGATGGGGAAGGTGACTTGTTCGAGCAACAGACCGGTATCGAGCAGCCTGCGCAGCTTCACCTTCCCGATGGGATCTGCAAGCTGCGCCACCTGGCGTATGCCGGCAAGCGAAGCTTCCAACTTCT
Proteins encoded:
- the serS gene encoding serine--tRNA ligase — encoded protein: MIDLKELKSRRDEIERNIRVRNMNVDIDAIIELQERRSALMMEAESLRAKRNENAQKMKGKLDPQDRAVLIAEGKGLKESIASVEEQLNAAEQAFSEQARTIPNYAHPDAPVGKEDKDNTAIKFSGTIPRFTFKAKDHVQLGETLDLIDFDTATRVSGPKFYYLKREAVILQMALERYAMDIVIKHGFTPFITPDIAKEEILSGIGFNPRGEESNIYTIEGTGSCLVGTAEITLGGYYADQILEREQLPIKMAGLSHCFRREAGGAGQYSKGLYRVHQFSKLEMFIYCLPEQSDAYHQQLLAIEEEIFSGLGLAYRIVDTCTGDLGAPAYRKFDIEAWMPGRGENGEYGEVTSTSNCTDYQARSLSIRYRDENGKTQFVHMLNGTAIALSRAMVAILENYQTEDGSVLIPNSLVPYTGFTKIEARA
- a CDS encoding nicotinate phosphoribosyltransferase — encoded protein: MHTSALITDFYELTMMQGYYLNKHNPEVVFDMFYRTNPFEGGYVVFAGLHDLVDKLESLQFSDTDIEYLGGLGMFDPSFLEYLKTYRFNGDIFAIEEGTVVFPGEPLLRVHTNLIEAQLIEGLLLNTLNFQSLIATKASRMALASKRGSLMEFGLRRAQGNDGALSASRAAFIGGCQVTSNTLAGKTFNIPVAGTMAHSWIMSFPSELESFRTYARLYPDNAVLLIDTYDTLGSGIDNAIIVGLEQQKKGKSIGVRIDSGDLSYLPRVIRKKLDDAGLTDARIVVSNDLTEEIVQTLVHDEVPIDSWGIGTHLVTGGSQASLNGVYKLASKQKEDGSIVPTMKISNSFEKTTNPGIKQVYRFYDAEGGALADLVTLDNEQITAGRKYTFYHPFAEADFFEMQSDKYARCEPLLKMVMQEGRRLVEKPSLQQIQAYAQKSLETFHKSYLRQINPHIYKVSLSSKLKKLKMDLLVAQRRKTKEEQ
- a CDS encoding N-acetylmuramoyl-L-alanine amidase family protein; this translates as MKKVLALIGLLVVCALLSAASDPFAYPVKTVILDAGHGGHDPGTSYAWSFAGGTVYERDLTLDITKRLYALLAVSHPDLQLVMTRTDDTYLTLEERCAKAYSLPLRPQSSALFVSIHVNSAQAGEASGFEILTKAQNKRVTFLDEKTPIENISLFSSHSLLSLNRLLNHRNLVVASNFEKTLSERLITSRNRGVKERDIFVLNASRMPAVLVEVGFLTNEEDARNLVSPQYRQRVAQALATAVELCL
- a CDS encoding MFS transporter; the protein is MLLLILIYLAFISLGLPDGVLGSVWPVMRLELGLPLASAGLLGAVGSIGTVASALLSYRLINRFGTAKVTLVSVLMTSLALFGYSISSTLPALMLCAIPLGLGAGSVDSALNNYVALHYEARHMNWLHSFWGLGATSGPMVMALVLSLNLSYRAGYRTLAALQMLLVFALLASIPLFERPKQHDETVHKSSKAKGIKHKALPFALLGFFLYCALEVSTGLWAVSYLVEVKGLAATQAALYGSFFFLGITGGRILSGFVSMQLSNTKLIYIGLALCLVALFLLCISPLSFAGYSLLVLGLGCAPIFPSMIHETPRRFSIEASQRIIGLQMASAYAGSTLTPPLFGLLGSGIGLQWMPLMQLCILLLLFLCMLLLDRLTKVHTL
- a CDS encoding GyrI-like domain-containing protein yields the protein MRDYDVRRTLGSLYSPDKEPTLVQVPQQLFCIVDGEGKAEEESYELAVQLLFAMSNTLHAQFGRHRLYQSFTISPLECLWSPLEVENRQTWRWSAMIAQPEWLSEELFLQVRDQVAFKQGLYTGSAYLGLLEEGLCVTAMHTGSYEDEGATMERMQIFCDEHDLKRVGTSHREIYLDKNRHTQSELLRTVIRFPVAAL
- a CDS encoding undecaprenyl-diphosphate phosphatase, which codes for MAEMLKALVLGIVQGITEWLPISSTGHLLLLDEVLHISLGDDARELFMVIIQLASILAVVVLYFSTLNPFTPHKDKQQRNATYLLWVKVLIATIPAGIAGVLLDDYMEAHLYRWPVIASALFAYGVLYLFLEKSSIGRASKRVTDLTSLTYRDAVMLGCFQMLALVPGTSRSGSTILGGIVIGLERQAAAQFSFFMAIPIMAGASLLKLLKLGFSYSVQEYVLLAVGFVSSFIVSLLCIKVLIAYVRKHDFSVFGIYRIALSIVVVAFFLTVGA
- the proC gene encoding pyrroline-5-carboxylate reductase, whose product is MQKLGIIGCGNMGGAIARSLPGKAIVYDSDPRKVEDLNKLADIEAASSLEDLLANVECILLAVKPQILPSLYPLLRKQQSSKKAWISIAAGVPLSVLAKELESEQVVRFMPNIAASQKAAVTAYAAHQNCSEEHIAYARSIAQSFGQAFALNENQFSAFIGISGSAIAFMLQFCHALSMGGVKGGIPYSQALEIVSATMNSTNALLSSSKSHPVELATMVCSAGGTTIEGMQALSEGAFDAVVMHAVQSSCEKSKAMEDRALLAQEISEKR
- the proB gene encoding glutamate 5-kinase — encoded protein: MSRELQDVKRIVLKVGTNLLSSKDGIDELCIDSIVEQIALLMQKNYQVLLVTSGAIGMGAKELHLKGPVKQVAMRQACASIGQLLLMSSYRRAFKKHGLVCSQILLTRKDLNNRHTYVNLRNSVFTLLELGVIPIFNENDVVSTAEIGSAFGDNDRMSAMVASKIDADLLIILTDIPGLYTADPKKDSKAELLSEIEVLDEDILAYAGGAGSTYSTGGMKTKLLAAKIAAVAGCATIIASGYEKNALLRLMEAETLGTYIHPAKRLSQRERWILNNSHQGSIEVDDGAKQALLSKKSLLPKGVVRVHGVFSEGDVIQVCSADGKPFAKAVPYLNSTDIASVAGHSSKDIQRILGTGYKDMIFRPEDLVLLDDVE
- a CDS encoding glutamate-5-semialdehyde dehydrogenase, producing MEKHALHQRIRALRASSKHLAASSEQERNALLLTIAENLRTAYPAIASANDADVKAARESGQKESLIKRLIFSEEKLEASLAGIRQVAQLADPIGKVKLRRLLDTGLLLEQVTFPIGVIGMIFEARPDALIQIVSLCLKSGNGIILKGGREAQRTNTVLVDVIKHSCIDSHLGDAWLTLLESHSDVDQILGMDDEIDLLIPRGSNQFVKYVMEHTSIPVLGHADGICHLYIDEKADLQKAVEIAFDSKTQYPAACNAVETILVHEKVADKVLQSLAKRLSEGNVVIHGDSAVCSYIHAIPYEEGDWRREYLQNEVNIHIVDSLERAIDHIEAYGSHHTDVIVSEDSQAVRTFFSQVDSADVFANCSTRFSDGYRFGLGAEVGISTAKIHARGPVGLEGLMSTKYLLSGCGQVVSTYAGSVPKPFLHEELSCEGLSMLTGEQL
- a CDS encoding tRNA (cytidine(34)-2'-O)-methyltransferase, whose protein sequence is MALHIVLFEPEIPQNTGNIARTCAAVGATLHLVHPLGFSLSEKHLRRAGLDYWPLLTLCEYAHIDEFMERKGSENLFFFTTKARHSYTDVSYPEETYLVFGKESAGIPESILVNHQGTCVRIPMRSEARSLNLSNSVAIATYEYLRQAQFPQLSATGTLHRLSWKE